The sequence TTGAACTTTGCAAGATGAAGCAATTAAGTTTTCTTGATATTTCCAATAATAGAATTTCTGGCCATATGATCCCATGTCTAAATTTTACAAGCTATTGGAATCTGGAACAAATGTTTATTTCAATACCCTTAGAGTTTACGGTGAAGGGTTTTACATATTCATATGATAGAAAAATTCTAGGTTATATGTCAGGAATGGATATATCATCTAACAATTTGACAGGCCGGATTCCTCTTCAAATTGGAGATCTTAGAAATATCAAAGTACTAAACTTTTCTCACAATAGTTTGAGCGGAACAATTCCTCCAACATTTTCCAATTTGAAAGAAATTGAGAGCTTAGACCTTTCACACAATAACTTACAAGGAGCAATACCCCATCAGCTTACACAGTTAACTACTATTGCAGTTTTCAATGTGTCGTACAATAATTTATCCGGTCGAACACCGGATAAAGTGGCACAATTTGCAACATTTGATGAAAGCAGTTACAGAGGAAATCCTTTTCTTTGTGGTTGGCCATTGCTGAAAAGTTGCAATCCTCCAAAAACAACTTCAAGTGGCAATGAAGAAAGCAACAATAGCTTCATTGACATGGGGGCTTTTTATGTGACCTTTGGTGTAGCTTATGGGACCGTGTTGACAGTAATAGTTGCAGTTTTGTGCATAAATCCATATTGGAGAAGAGTTTGGTTTTATTATATTCAGATGACTATAGACAATTCTTACTACTTTATCATTGACAATGTTCCATTTTTGTCAAGGTTTAAGTTTCCTAAGTTTTATCGAAGGATCTATAGATATGTTCGGGATTGAATAACTTGAACATATGCATCATATGTAATGTGTGCTTTTGAAATATATGTACAACTTCCCGATtaagttttgttttgttttaattgTAAGGAAAAAGTTATGTCCTTACTAGATTTTATATGACTCATATCATGAAAGTTAGAATTGTCGTGGATGCTAGAAGTATTACAAATTCTGAATTAGaatcagaatataataaaaattacataTCTAATAACCCAAATTTCATTCGTATTTCTAACTTTCTTTTATCTCCCAAACAATAAAAAGGTAAATCacccaaaaaaaatcataagaaaaagaataaaatggATGTCTTGACCCAAGATGCAGTTGCTTTACAGTTTCAAACAATAAGTAAAAATGAATTATTTTAACCTTGGTTACCCATTTTTCATCGTTTTGttatcttctcttcttcttcttacatAGATCTCCGCCTTATTTAAAATGAGTATAGTACATCATTTGCCTTTAAATTCATCTAAAGAGCTTGATTGGCATCTAAAGTTTTAAATTATCTCATAGTCCcatcaacttgtataaaatgttcagttagccatctaaacttgcataaaatgtaatcaattaattactcggttgcaaaaaaaaagtaagttgcaTATGAAGATATATTGCGCGTGCCTTAAAATGTCATTACATGATTCatataatagattaaaaataaagttctTACTTTCTCAAATAAAGTCCTCTATTTCTTTCCAATGTTCTTTTAGCTGATGCTATTTAATAAAATTGTTCTTTGCCTAAAAAAACAATTTCAACTTATAAATTCCCCGAAATTTTggggaattttttttctcttaagCCTACAACCACAAAGATCTAGTATTGATCCACCATGGATTATCTAGATAACTACCTCGGTATAGAGGTTCTCTTtaatccaaaggccccttttCTTAATTCGCAATGGCGTATCCTGCAACCACAGATTGCTTCGATTTCAAAGGATCCTTTGAGAAAGCCTAATTTGGAGGTGCATGACAGGTCATTTGCAAAGGTCCTTGTTGAGAATCTGGATCCGACTCCTTGTTCGTCTACTGTGATTTCTGATATTAGCGGGCTTCGGTCGGTTAGAATTTCTCAATCTGCCTATGATAGGCGTGCGGCCCTTTGCTCCTCATCTCTGATTGGCAGATTAATCTTAAACAAAGGAGATGCCCCATGGAAGGTTCTTTCTCTTAAGGAAACTTTAACAAAGGTTTGGGTTTGAAGGATTCTTGGCGACTGATATCTATTGGGAGAGGCTTTTTTCATGTGGTTTTGGGATCCCATGAGATCAAGAATCAGTTGCTTGCACGGGGCATTATCAATACTAAGCCAGGTACTTTCCGTTTGCAACCATGGGTTTCGGACTTTGACCCCTATGCTGAGAAGTCTACAAATGCTCAGGTTTGGGTTAGATTATATTCTCTTCCGTGGGAGTATTGGGATCCTCAAATTCTTTCGGATATTTCAAAGGGTATTGGAGGGCTTATACGATTTGATAATACCACTCTTGAAGGTGAGTTTGGTCATTATGCTAGAATGTTAATTGATGTGGATTTGATGAATGAGCTTCCTGTTAAAATGGGTATTGAGagagaaggaaaaaaaatttggatAGATGTGGTGTATGAGAGATTACCAAGCTTCTGTAAAGTTTGTTCAAATATTGGCCACATGGCTTATGACTgcacgaaaaataaaaaaccattgGAAAAGGTTCTAGAGGCTCCAGTTATTGAAAGAAAACGTACAATGGTTTCATAGGAGAGAAAGTTTGTGAAAAAGCCTAGTGCAATTCAGACCGAGGTGCCTGTTCAACATGCCACTTCACGGATTTTTTCTGAGCTTAGGCCTCCTACTAATACTGGTTGTGTGGTGGAGGTTGTTCTACCTGGCAGCCTGCAACTTAGGAAGGAGGATGAATACAGTTGTGATAAAACTGATAGGCCGGATTCACCTGGAATGGACAATATTCTCACTAGATATGAGGGAGCTGATTCAGCATCTGAATCATCATCCCATACTAAATCCTGGGTTGATATGGCAGAGGAGGATGACAATAGCTGGAACACAGTCAGCAATAAGAAAGTAAGGCGGAGGGAAAAAATTATGACAACAACGGAGAATTTGCCAGCTCGAAACAAACGAGCCAATAAACCTCCGGTCCGTTTTAAATGATCTTTCTTTACTGGAATTGTAGGGGTATTCTTAATAAGGATACTCAGGGTTACTTGCATCGCctgtgttctcttcataaaccagattttctttgtttagctGAGCCTATGGTGGAGTTCAGTTCTGTTAATGAGGCCTTCCGGAGAAGGCTTGGTTTGTCTTTAATTGCTATGAACAATAAGGAGCTTCCAACTCTATGGGTTTTTGCAAAGATTAATTCTTCCATGGTTACCAATATTTGTTTCAGACATGAACAGTTTGTTATTCTGAGTTTGTCtaatttaaatacttttgtcTGCTTTGTTTACGGGAGCGTTTGGGCAAATAGACGTGTCACTatgtttgatgatattttggctCATCAAAATAGGTTGAATGGGCATTAGGTGCTTCTTGGAGATTTTAATTCTGTCATTGGATCTCATGAGAAATCGGGACGGGCTCCTGCTTTGCGTCCTTGTAGGGAGTTTcgtgattttattgattctGGTTCTTTTGTTGATGGTCCTACTCATGGGGCCTTCTTTACTTGGTCTAATGGCAGGTCTGGCTCTGCGCAGGTTGAATGTCGGTTGGATAGAGTTTTATTATCTGCTTTATTCTCAGACTTCTGGGAATCGATTTGCAGTTTGGCTTTGCCGTGGCATCACTCTAACCATTGCCCTTTGATGTTTAGCTGCTCCAAGGGGAATCGCCCTATCTCTAGATTCAGATTTCAGTCTATGTGGATTCTGCATCTGGGGATTAGGGAGGTGATTGCTGATTTTTAGAATGGAATGCATGCTAGCTTACCTCCTATGCAAGCTTTATGCGATAAACTCAGGCGACTTCGGCCGGTGCTCCGTCACTGGAATAAAGTGGTTTTTGGTAACATTGATATGTGTCTCACTGATGCTGAGACGGATCTGGCCCGTGTGCAGGCAGAAATCTCTGAGAATGGGTTTACTCATGAACTAcatcatgaggagatgaatgctcaTGCACACTTGGATAATATTTTGCATAGAAAGGAGGTTTTTTTTTGCGTGACAAGAGCAGAGTTAGATGGCTTAAGGAGGGAGATCAAAATACCAGCTTCTTCCATCGTATGGCATCTATTCGAGCTGCTGCCTCTGGGATTTTGGTGCTTCAAATTGAGGATGAGCTGGTTTTTAATCCGAATCAAATTGGGACACATATTGCTGAATTTTATTCAAGTCTTTTTAAAAATGATGAGATCTTGCTACAAAATTATGATCTAGTTTATGAGGTTGTTCCACATCTTGTCTCTGACTTGGATAATGATTTGCTTACTCGTTGCCCGGATATGAATGAAGTTCGTATGGCAGTCTTTGCAATGGATAGCAGTAGTTCTCCTGGACCTGATGGGTTTTCTGGGGTCTTTTTTCAGTCTTTCTGGGATATTGTTGGTGCTGATGTGTTTGttgttgtcaaaagcttctttatGAGTGGCATGATACATCCTGGCCTGTGCTCCAGTATTATGGTCCTTATCCCGAAGGTGGAGGGTGCGATATCTCTTGATCAGTATAGACCTATTGCAATGAGCAACtttagttataaaataattgcaaaaattttggctgATAGACTCGGTTCTATTGCATCTCGCATTGTTTCTcagaatcaatttggatttattCCTGGACGAAGTATTCACCAATGCATTTCGCTTGCTTCTGAAGGCACTAATATGCTTCGTAAAAGTGTTTTGGAGGGAACTTAGCCTTGAAGGTTGACATCAGGAAAGCTTTTGACACtttaaattggaattttttactTGCCGTGATGGATGCTTTTGGTTTCTCTATTCAATTCAGAGACTGGATTCTGAATGTTTTATCTACATCTcgaatttcaattttgaataaTGGAGCCATTAGTGGATATGTTAGATGTTCAAGAGGGGTTCGACAAGGCGATCCGCTGTCTCCTATATTGTTTGGTATTGCCGAGGACTTTCTTAGCCGTTGGTTGCTTCACCTCGTGGATACTGGGCGACTTGCCCTAATGCAATATACTTCTGCAAAGGTGTTTCCgactcatttattttatgctGATGACATTCTTCTCTTCTGTAGGTCCTCTTCGGGTAATCTAGCTGTTATTAAGGGTGTATTTGAGTTGTATGGATCTATCTCGGGTTAGTGTGTTAGTTGGAACAAATCTGAATTATTTCTGGGCTCTTTTGTTTCTTCTAGACGTGGCAATCATCTTGCTGATATTATTGGTATTCATCAAGGGTCTGTTCCATTTCGCTATCTTGGAGTCCCTTTGTTTTTTGATTTATACCAAAGACACGATATCTAACTAGTTTGATGGATAGGGTGCTTGCTCACTTTGCTAAATGGAAAGGGCATTGTTT comes from Euphorbia lathyris chromosome 8, ddEupLath1.1, whole genome shotgun sequence and encodes:
- the LOC136204235 gene encoding putative receptor-like protein 8 isoform X3, with protein sequence MILALDPSAKGMQSSSSLPLFRRKSRRFPCMLLLRVVRACSNSSGDLNSCENQKHRINFGGVRLEEIVDPKAGKLRLDSWISSRISGISRVRVQSSIKSGLVAVNGRIVDKECESSSNRRYQPSSQGKVFNVSYNNLSGRTPDKVAQFATFDESSYRGNPFLCGWPLLKSCNPPKTTSSGNEESNNSFIDMGAFYVTFGVAYGTVLTVIVAVLCINPYWRRVWFYYIQMTIDNSYYFIIDNVPFLSRFKFPKFYRRIYRYVRD
- the LOC136204235 gene encoding receptor-like protein 15 isoform X2; this translates as MSCGKMILALDPSAKGMQSSSSLPLFRRKSRRFPCMLLLRVVRACSNSSGDLNSCENQKHRINFGGVRLEEIVDPKAGKLRLDSWISSRISGISRVRVQSSIKSGLVAVNGRIVDKECESSSNRRYQPSSQGKVFNVSYNNLSGRTPDKVAQFATFDESSYRGNPFLCGWPLLKSCNPPKTTSSGNEESNNSFIDMGAFYVTFGVAYGTVLTVIVAVLCINPYWRRVWFYYIQMTIDNSYYFIIDNVPFLSRFKFPKFYRRIYRYVRD